In a single window of the Littorina saxatilis isolate snail1 linkage group LG5, US_GU_Lsax_2.0, whole genome shotgun sequence genome:
- the LOC138966536 gene encoding tetratricopeptide repeat protein 4-like has protein sequence MSENKGPMTDKDRVDLVQRLQDDLEDFVAERSRVSREKKENAEEDDKSIDEIAEELLNHPAFMKDVDWSKPLSEEMQGLMTIKYETENPVARAESYREEGNDLFKKKDYRVAIENYTEGIKSNSPDRYQNTVLYTNRAAAQYHLGNYRTAFNDCILARKFKPDHMKAIVRGALCCDKIKKHADTIRWCEAGLMIEPDNKELSDLKSKAEKAKKIQDRDERKQALKDKKEEEATLKLLDVIKSRHIHVAAIPHTAQTAHLKPSLLADLDPIHPSGARVRLDEKGVLHWPVLFLYPEYGQTDFIQSFSENDRLQDHVVSMFGPGVEPAPWDVNHKYTADNIQIFFEDRDEETLYPVSKLNTLLEVLQHKRYKVFKGTPAFIILPKDSDFQQKFLKQYKLAT, from the exons ATGAGCGAAAATAAAGGACCAATGACAGACAAGGACCGGGTTGACCTTGTGCAGCGACTTCAGGATGACCTTGAAGATTTCGTGGCTGAGCGTTCTCGAGTGTCACGAGAAAAGaaggaaaatgcagaagaagatGACAAAAGTATTGATGAAATTGCAGAG GAACTGCTGAACCATCCAGCATTTATGAAAGATGTGGACTGGAGCAAACCTCTCAGTGAAGAAATGCAGGGACTGATGACAATCAAATATGAAACAGAGAATCCAGTTG CTCGTGCAGAAAGCTATCGAGAGGAAGGCAATGACTTGTTCAAGAAGAAGGACTACAGAGTGGCCATTGAAAACTACACAGAGGGCATCAAGTCCAACAGCCCCGATCGCTATCAAAATACCGTTCTCTACACCAACAGAGCAGCTGCACAGTATCACTTAG gtAATTACAGGACTGCGTTTAATGACTGCATATTGGCCAGAAAATTCAAGCCTGATCATATGAAAGCGATTGTCCGAG GTGCCCTGTGCTGTGACAAGATAAAAAAACATGCTGACACTATACGTTGGTGTGAGGCAGGATTAATG ATTGAGCCAGACAACAAAGAGCTGTCTGATCTAAAAAGCAAAGCTGAGAAGGCAAAG AAAATTCAAGATCGTGATGAGCGAAAACAGGCATTGAAAGacaagaaggaagaagaagccaCCCTGAAACTCCTTGATGTCATAAAG TCGCGTCACATCCATGTGGCAGCCATTCCACACACGGCACAAACAGCTCACCTGAAGCCTAGTCTCCTAGCTGACCTTGACCCAATTCACCCCTCTGGCGCTCGCGTTCGATTGGACGAGAAGGGTGTGCTGCACTGGCCTGTGCTTTTCCTCTACCCTGAGTATGGCCAGACGGACTTCATACAGAGTTTCAGTGAAAACGACAG GTTACAAGATCACGTGGTGAGCATGTTTGGACCAGGCGTGGAACCAGCACCTTGGGACGTGAACCACAAATATACAGCAGACAATATCCAG atcTTTTTTGAAGATCGAGATGAAGAAACTCTCTACCCGGTCAgcaaactgaacacactgtTGGAAGTTTTGCAGCATAAAAG ATACAAAGTCTTCAAGGGAACACCAGCGTTTATAATCCTTCCCAAAGACTCTGATTTCCAACAAAAGTTTCTGAAACAGTATAAGCTGGCAACATAA
- the LOC138966543 gene encoding digestive cysteine proteinase 1-like, whose protein sequence is MAAMILTASFVLLSALASGHVMPDAPPKFSTTYEVQGTLRLPYAEIVEPFHVWYDEGNKRSRIDYYNGLVKSIQRGDTGDFGASYKLAFMTNYEVTNQLSCFGMNGSSDAPVAVQTIFPDTTNFNYKGDTTLNGVMCSMYQQVIVSGQKTSTYTLWVDKSSGSPVRYEMMGYDSLIGSHFDKYILDYEGYKGDITIPVTTFDNQNITCSGFPGPGAEHRITLNPMHEFIHRDDSHTDILFKRFKNAHGKVYDSDAEHQNRQHVFRQNLRYINSKNRAGLTYTMAVNHLADRTGAELKMLRGFRRTKNYKDGVVGLPFNKTEFAKKAPMPDQKDWRLFGAVTPVKDQAVCGSCWSFGTTGTIEGAYFLKTGKLVRLSQQELMDCSWGEGNNACDGGEDFRAYNYIMKKGGITTDDQYGQYLAVDGKCHQDSVTPVVQLSGYVNVTAYDQNALKMALAFKGPVSVAIDASHKSLSFYANGVYYEPACGSKPDDLDHAVLAVGYGTMNGQDYWLVKNSWSTYWGNDGYVLFSLKDNNCGVATSPTYPLIK, encoded by the exons ATGGCAGCTATGATTCTGACTGCGTCCTTTGTGCTTCTTAGTG CCTTGGCATCCGGCCATGTGATGCCAGATGCCCCACCCAAATTCAGTACAACGTATGAGGTGCAAGGCACATTGAGACTTCCCTATGCAGAAATTGTGGAGCCCTTCCACGTGTGGTATGATGAAGGCAACAAACGCAGCCGCATTGACTACTACAATG GGCTGGTGAAAAGCATTCAGCGTGGTGACACTGGTGACTTTGGTGCCTCTTACAAGCTGGCCTTCATGACCAACTACGAGGTGACCAACCAGCTGTCCTGCTTCGGTATGAACGGCTCCAGTGATGCTCCTGTTGCAGTCCAGACCATCTTCCCTGACACCACCAACTTTAAT TACAAGGGCGACACAACGCTGAACGGAGTCATGTGCAGCATGTATCAACAAGTGATCGTCAGCGGCCAGAAGACGAGCACCTACACCCTGTGGGTGGACAAGAGCAGCGGTAGCCCTGTGCGATACGAGATGATGGGCTATGACTCCCTCATCGGCTCCCACTTTGACAAGTACATTCTGGACTATGAAGGGTACAAGGGGGACATCACCATTCCTGTCACCACCTTTGACAATCAGA ACATCACCTGCTCAGGTTTCCCCGGGCCCGGTGCAGAGCACAGAATCACGCTGAACCCCATGCACGAGTTTATCCACAGGGACGACAGCCACACTGACATCCTCTTCAAACGCTTCAAGAACGCGCATGGCAAGGTGTATGACAGCGATGCGGAACACCAGAACAGACAGCATGTGTTCAGACAGAATCTCAG GTACATCAACTCCAAGAACCGCGCGGGACTGACGTACACCATGGCTGTCAATCACCTGGCCGACAGAACTGGGGCGGAGCTGAAGATGCTGCGAGGATTCCGTCGCACCAAGAATTATAAGGATGGCGTTGTCGGCCTTCCCTTCAACAAGACAGAGTTTGCCAAGAAGGCGCCCATGCCAGATCAGAAAGACTGGAGGCTGTTTG GGGCCGTGACACCTGTAAAGGACCAAGCTGTGTGCGGTTCCTGCTGGAGTTTCGGTACCACTGGAACCATCGAGGGTGCCTACTTCTTGAAG ACAGGAAAGCTGGTGCGGCTATCTCAGCAGGAGCTGATGGACTGTTCGTGGGGAGAGGGCAACAACGCCTGTGATGGTGGGGAGGATTTCCGCGCCTACAACTACATCATGAAGAAAGGAGGCATCACCACCGACGACCAGTATGGACAGTATTTGGCTGTG GACGGCAAGTGCCACCAGGACAGTGTGACGCCAGTGGTACAGCTCTCAGGCTACGTCAACGTGACGGCATACGATCAGAATGCGCTAAAAATGGCCCTGGCCTTCAAAGGACCCGTCTCTGTTGCCATCGATGCTTCCCACAAGTCCCTGTCTTTCTACGCTAACGGGGTCTACTATGAGCCTGCATGTG GCAGCAAACCCGATGATCTTGACCATGCTGTGTTGGCCGTGGGCTACGGCACGATGAATGGTCAGGACTACTGGCTGGTCAAGAACTCATGGTCCACCTACTGGGGCAACGACGGCTACGTTCTTTTCTCCCTCAAGGACAACAACTGTGGTGTGGCCACCAGTCCTACCTACCCTCTTATCAAGTGA